In Triplophysa rosa linkage group LG7, Trosa_1v2, whole genome shotgun sequence, the following proteins share a genomic window:
- the arhgef25b gene encoding rho guanine nucleotide exchange factor 25, with product MKSLGKLHSDTEQLLTSLSNTRPSLTLSKQHWIEESSEGHLLLEEKQTCSKKGEVRENGKQRRSPRAKYIPEGKESYTLTDLSDVSLPPHTTAISIDDLSPNSPSNHQPLSSERPSTASQRTVKALKRWLSSPVRRLSLGGKGKGHTSKSIQSPEGSAYMFLPLSPTQSPLSPGERSEKLPHTYISLDCDELSVLASPDSPYYPRYLNDLLQSRHNLLHGDNAPSMTAEEYLRSEGSESDEEARNTALEKSIYVLNELVETEKLYVEDLGLVVEGYMATMNTIGVPEYLEGKDKIVFGNIHQIYDWHKDFFLGELEKCVCEPDLLAQLFIKHERRLNMYVIYCQNKPKSEHIVSEYIETYFEEMRQQLGHRLQLNDLLIKPVQRIMKYQLLLKDFLKYYTKAGRQTEELERAVEVMCFVPKRCNDMMNVGRLQGFEGQLNGQGKLLQQDTFSLIENENSILSRPKERRVFLFEQLVILSEPIDRKKGFSLPGYIYKNSIKVSCLGIEDRCTDDPCRLVLTSRNVDGSTHRFILYASSPEVRLCWANDIIQILESQRNFLNALQSPIEYQRQTIKSLSLGKNMTEAQSLDYGLQPYSSASVDRQRLHSWNSSHPSLPH from the exons ATTGAAGAAAGCAGTGAAGGGCATCTTTTACTGGAAGAAAAACAGACTTGTTCAAAGAAGGGTGAAGTACGGGAGAATGGAAAACAAAGGAGAAGCCCAAGAGCCAAATACATACCTGAGGGCAAAG AGTCATACACATTAACTGACCTCAGTGATGTATCCTTACCTCCTCATACAACGGCCATTTCCATTGATGACCTCTCTCCAAACTCACCCAGCAACCATCAGCCTCTCTCCTCCGAACGGCCCTCCACGGCTTCCCAGCGCACTGTTAAAGCCCTCAAGAGATGGCTGAGCAGCCCAGTTCGACGGCTGAGTCTGGGAGGAAAAGGCAAAGGTCACACCTCAAAGTCGATTCAGAGCCCAGAAGGATCAGCCTACATGTTCCTCCCTCTCTCACCTACCCAAAGTCCACTGAGTCCAGGAGAGAGGTCTGAAAAACTACCCCACACCTACATATCACTG GACTGTGATGAGCTTTCCGTACTAGCCTCTCCAGACAGCCCCTATTACCCCAGATACCTAAATGATCTACTGCAG AGTCGTCACAACTTGCTCCATGGGGACAATGCTCCGTCCATGACTGCTGAGGAATATTTACGATCAGAGGGTTCAGAGAGTGATGAAGAAGCTAGAAACACTGCCTTGGAGAAAAGCAT ATATGTGTTGAATGAGCTGGTTGAGACGGAGAAGCTGTATGTGGAAGATCTGGGGCTTGTAGTGGAG GGTTATATGGCCACAATGAACACTATTGGGGTACCTGAGTATCTGGAGGGAAAGGATAAAATTGTATTCGGGAATATACATCAGATCTATGACTGGCACAAGGA CTTTTTCCTTGGTGAGTtggagaaatgtgtgtgtgaaccTGATTTGCTGGCTCAACTTTTTATCAAACAT GAGCGGAGGCTTAACATGTATGTGATCTACTGTCAAAACAAGCCAAAGTCTGAGCACATTGTTTCAGAGTATATTGAGACCTATTTTGAG GAAATGAGACAACAGCTGGGTCACAGGCTGCAGTTAAATGACCTGCTTATCAAACCAGTTCAGAGAATCATGAAATATCAGCTGCTCCTTAAG GACTTTTTGAAGTACTACACTAAagcaggcaggcagacagaagAGCTTGAG AGGGCAGTGGAGGTGATGTGTTTTGTTCCAAAGAGATGTAACGACATGATGAATGTTGGAAGACTTCAAGGTTTTGAG GGCCAGCTGAATGGACAAGGAAAGCTGTTGCAGCAGGACACCTTCAGCTTAATTGAAAATGAGAACAGCATTCTCTCCCGTCCCAAAGAGAGACGAGTCTTCCTCTTCGAGCAGCTTGTCATCCTTAGTGAACCAATTGACCGCAAAAAAGGCTTTTCCCTGCCAGGATACATCTATAAAAATAGCATAAAA GTCAGTTGTTTAGGCATTGAGGACCGTTGCACTGACGACCCATGTCGGTTGGTGTTGACGTCTCGTAATGTTGATGGAAGCACGCACCGATTTATCCTGTATGCATCGTCCCCAGAAGTCAGATTATGTTGGGCAAATGACATCATACAGATTTTAGAATCACAACGCAACTTCTTAAATG CCCTACAGTCTCCTATTGAATATCAGAGGCAAACAATTAAATCTCTTAGCTTGGGAAAGAACATGACAGAAGCACAGTCGCTAGATTACGGCCTACAACCCTACAGCTCTGCCTCCGTTGACCGCCAGCGTCTGCACTCCTGGAATTCTTCACATCCCTCTCTGCCTcattaa